A region from the Brachyspira hampsonii genome encodes:
- a CDS encoding adenylosuccinate synthase, translated as MASVIIVGTQWGDEGKGKIVDYLAENCEYVVRSQGGSNAGHTVVVDNVKYKLRLLPSGILYKDKVCVIGNGVVIEPKVFLGEIDALAEKKVNISNLKISNRAHVLMPYHRLLDELQEEDLGENKLGTTKNGIGPCYMDKSSRLGIRIVDLMNKEVFAKKLKFNLELKNKLLKKVYNHDGFDYDALLKEYLEYAERLKPYVADTTTILNKAIKEKKNILFEGAQATMLDLDHGTYPYVTSSYPAAGGACTGSGVGPRKIDNVIGVVKAYSTRVGEGPFPSELHDDIGQAIRDKGGEYGTVTGRPRRCGWLDACVVKYASYVNGLDSIAVTRLDILDDLDKLKICVAYKYNGEILEGYPADLDILSKAEPVYEEFEGWKTSTREIREYDKLPENAKKYLKRLSEVIETDISIVSVGAGRDETIIVKNIF; from the coding sequence ATGGCTTCAGTAATTATAGTAGGCACTCAATGGGGTGATGAGGGCAAAGGTAAAATAGTGGATTATCTTGCCGAAAACTGCGAATATGTTGTTCGTTCTCAGGGCGGAAGTAATGCAGGTCATACCGTTGTGGTGGATAATGTGAAATATAAATTAAGACTTTTACCTTCTGGTATACTTTATAAGGATAAAGTTTGCGTTATAGGTAATGGAGTTGTTATAGAACCTAAAGTTTTTTTGGGTGAAATAGACGCTCTTGCTGAGAAGAAAGTTAATATATCTAATCTTAAAATTTCTAACAGGGCTCATGTATTAATGCCTTATCATAGGCTTCTTGATGAACTTCAGGAAGAGGATCTTGGAGAAAATAAATTAGGTACTACTAAAAACGGTATAGGTCCTTGTTATATGGATAAATCCAGCCGTTTGGGTATAAGAATAGTTGATTTGATGAATAAAGAAGTTTTTGCTAAAAAATTAAAGTTTAATCTTGAGCTTAAAAATAAACTCCTTAAAAAAGTTTATAATCATGACGGATTTGATTATGATGCACTTTTAAAAGAGTATTTGGAATATGCTGAGAGATTAAAACCTTATGTCGCTGATACTACTACAATATTAAATAAAGCTATTAAAGAGAAAAAAAATATATTGTTTGAAGGAGCTCAGGCTACTATGCTTGACTTGGATCATGGTACTTATCCTTATGTAACATCATCTTACCCTGCTGCCGGAGGAGCTTGTACTGGTTCAGGTGTGGGACCTAGAAAGATTGATAATGTTATAGGAGTTGTAAAGGCTTATTCTACTAGAGTGGGAGAAGGACCTTTCCCTTCAGAGCTTCATGATGATATAGGACAGGCTATAAGAGACAAAGGCGGAGAGTACGGCACTGTTACTGGAAGACCAAGAAGATGCGGTTGGCTTGATGCCTGCGTTGTAAAATATGCTTCCTATGTGAACGGACTTGATTCTATTGCTGTAACTAGGCTTGATATATTAGATGATTTGGATAAATTAAAAATATGTGTTGCCTACAAATATAATGGTGAGATATTAGAAGGTTATCCTGCAGATTTGGATATACTTTCAAAAGCTGAGCCAGTGTATGAAGAGTTTGAAGGCTGGAAAACTAGCACTAGAGAAATTAGAGAAT
- a CDS encoding tetratricopeptide repeat protein — protein MKDENKENAKEFYKKALALKKEEKYEEAIKYFDKAIELQPNNTNYYNMRGIVKIDAEDNEGAIKDFTKCIELNPKHRIAYNNIGVAKYNLEEYEEAIKDYDICIERLPKADYVYCNRGDAKCQLGEYEEAIEDYSRSIELKPKNADYYYFRGLAKNKLKKYEEAIKDFDKSIELKPKDPYYYSDRGYVKYALKQYNEAIEDLNKAIKLNPKEADYYNSRGLVKSDLGENEEAIKDYNKAIELNTSFIEAYQNRAFSQYKLKNYNEAIKDCNKSIELNSFDNYVYNFRGAVKNKLEDYQGAIEDFNKSIEINPFYAKPYLRRGDVKYNLGQYKDALEDYNKCIELDDSYTEAYEKIEDIKNKLNIQ, from the coding sequence ATGAAAGATGAAAATAAAGAAAATGCAAAAGAGTTTTATAAAAAGGCATTAGCATTAAAAAAAGAAGAAAAATATGAAGAAGCTATAAAATATTTTGATAAAGCCATAGAACTTCAGCCTAATAATACAAATTATTATAATATGAGAGGAATTGTAAAAATTGATGCAGAAGATAATGAAGGAGCAATTAAAGATTTTACAAAATGTATAGAATTAAATCCAAAACATAGAATAGCTTACAATAACATAGGTGTTGCTAAATATAATTTAGAAGAGTATGAGGAAGCAATAAAAGATTATGATATATGTATTGAAAGATTACCTAAAGCTGATTATGTATATTGCAACAGAGGAGATGCCAAATGTCAATTAGGTGAATATGAAGAAGCAATTGAAGATTATAGCAGATCTATAGAACTAAAACCAAAAAATGCAGATTATTATTATTTTAGGGGATTAGCTAAAAATAAATTGAAAAAATATGAAGAGGCTATAAAAGATTTTGATAAATCTATAGAATTAAAACCTAAAGATCCATATTATTATTCTGATAGAGGATATGTTAAATATGCATTAAAACAATATAATGAAGCCATTGAAGATTTAAATAAAGCTATAAAATTAAATCCAAAGGAGGCAGATTATTACAATTCTAGAGGTCTTGTAAAAAGTGATTTGGGAGAAAATGAAGAAGCAATTAAAGATTATAATAAAGCTATAGAATTAAATACATCTTTTATTGAAGCCTATCAGAATAGAGCTTTTTCTCAATATAAATTAAAAAATTATAATGAAGCTATAAAAGATTGTAATAAAAGTATAGAATTAAATAGTTTTGATAATTATGTTTATAATTTTAGAGGAGCAGTTAAAAATAAATTGGAAGATTATCAAGGAGCTATAGAAGACTTTAATAAATCTATAGAGATAAATCCTTTTTACGCTAAACCATACTTACGAAGAGGAGATGTCAAATATAATTTGGGACAATACAAAGATGCTTTGGAAGATTATAATAAATGTATTGAATTAGATGACAGTTATACAGAAGCTTATGAGAAAATAGAAGATATAAAAAATAAATTAAATATTCAATAG
- a CDS encoding tetratricopeptide repeat protein, giving the protein MKDENKEQAKEFYKKGQELFNKNKHEDAIEYFNKAIELNPNYIHAYNNRGLSKYILDNYEEAIEDFDKAIELKPNLLSAYYYRGNVKCDLEEYENAIIDYTKCIELKPDFIINAYFQRAGAKYALGEYEEAIEDYNKTIELRQSDAMAYYGRGNTNIKLENYQEAINDFNKVIELKPRYIEAYHSRAYANAYLENYKEAIIDFDKCIQLGKNEPDYYYGRGNAYLYSENYYNAIKDFDKAIELDNNYVEAYNSRADAKYNLKQFDEAIEDLNKAIELDAFNCYLYNNRGLIKNELKNYKEAIEDYNKSIELNPFYPNPYFNRGDSKYNLEEYKDALMDYNKCIELDNSYTEAYKKIEDIKNKLENK; this is encoded by the coding sequence ATGAAAGATGAAAACAAAGAACAGGCAAAAGAATTTTATAAGAAAGGACAGGAATTATTTAATAAAAATAAACATGAAGATGCTATAGAATATTTTAATAAAGCTATAGAACTAAACCCTAATTATATACATGCATACAATAATAGAGGACTTTCTAAATATATTTTAGATAATTACGAAGAAGCAATAGAAGATTTTGATAAAGCTATAGAATTAAAACCAAATTTATTATCTGCTTATTACTATAGGGGAAATGTAAAGTGTGATTTGGAAGAATATGAAAATGCTATTATAGATTATACTAAATGTATAGAATTAAAACCAGATTTTATTATTAATGCTTATTTTCAAAGAGCTGGAGCTAAATATGCTTTGGGAGAATATGAAGAAGCTATTGAAGATTATAATAAAACTATTGAATTAAGACAAAGTGATGCTATGGCTTACTACGGTAGAGGAAATACTAATATAAAATTGGAAAATTATCAAGAAGCAATAAATGATTTTAACAAAGTCATAGAATTAAAACCTAGATATATAGAGGCTTATCATAGCAGAGCTTATGCTAATGCTTACTTAGAAAACTATAAAGAAGCTATAATTGATTTTGATAAATGTATACAATTAGGTAAAAACGAACCAGATTATTATTACGGCAGAGGAAATGCATATTTATATTCAGAAAATTATTATAATGCTATAAAAGATTTTGATAAAGCTATAGAATTAGATAACAACTATGTAGAAGCATATAATAGCAGGGCAGATGCTAAATATAATTTGAAACAATTTGATGAAGCTATAGAAGATTTAAACAAAGCTATAGAGTTAGATGCTTTTAACTGCTATTTATACAATAATAGAGGTTTAATAAAAAATGAGTTAAAAAATTATAAAGAAGCTATTGAAGACTACAATAAATCTATAGAATTAAATCCGTTTTATCCTAATCCTTATTTTAATAGAGGGGATAGTAAATATAATTTAGAAGAATATAAAGATGCTTTGATGGATTATAATAAATGCATTGAATTAGATAACAGTTATACAGAAGCTTATAAAAAAATAGAAGATATAAAAAATAAATTAGAAAATAAATAA
- the mcrC gene encoding 5-methylcytosine-specific restriction endonuclease system specificity protein McrC, giving the protein MNSNIKIPIKNIYYMLSYAWNIWNTIDEDNDKKEIFGDEKFDNIYNVMGYIISIFLEKLIKRCFYRGYITLEEDLSVLKGKINFSESIKRNTLNYKKLVCSYNILSNDILFNQIIKYTLNKIINYKNIDNDIKEKLIKLNHYFIKIKNINVNDRTFKLLKYNKNNMHYKMIINICKFIHKNLLVNKNSSEYSFIDFNEEKRIHILYEKFVLNFYKIYFFNNKNIKVKNKTIKWNINNNEYIPIMKTDIMIYDHEKCLIIDTKFYKNILIKNNDKVSLRSSHLYQIFSYMSNINNFYKRFKTVKGVLLYPLCSDNINKEYKINDKYFAVNTVDLNSDFTIIKEQLINIVKNYF; this is encoded by the coding sequence ATGAATAGCAATATAAAAATACCTATTAAAAATATATACTACATGCTATCTTATGCTTGGAATATTTGGAATACTATTGATGAAGATAATGATAAAAAAGAAATCTTTGGAGATGAAAAGTTTGATAATATTTATAATGTTATGGGATATATTATTAGTATCTTTTTAGAAAAATTAATTAAAAGATGTTTTTATAGAGGCTATATCACTTTGGAAGAAGATTTATCAGTATTAAAAGGAAAAATTAACTTCTCAGAATCTATAAAAAGAAATACTCTTAATTATAAAAAGCTAGTATGCAGTTATAATATACTCTCTAATGATATACTCTTTAACCAAATAATAAAATATACTTTGAATAAAATTATTAATTACAAAAATATAGATAATGATATTAAAGAAAAATTAATAAAATTAAATCATTACTTTATAAAAATAAAAAATATAAATGTTAATGACAGAACTTTCAAATTATTAAAATATAATAAAAACAATATGCATTACAAAATGATAATTAATATATGCAAATTCATACATAAAAATTTATTAGTTAATAAAAATAGCAGTGAATATTCGTTTATAGATTTTAATGAAGAAAAAAGAATTCATATACTCTATGAGAAATTTGTTTTAAACTTTTATAAAATATATTTTTTTAATAATAAAAATATAAAAGTAAAAAACAAAACTATAAAGTGGAATATAAATAATAATGAATATATACCTATAATGAAAACAGATATTATGATTTATGATCATGAAAAATGTTTAATAATAGATACAAAGTTTTATAAAAATATATTAATAAAAAATAATGATAAAGTTTCTTTAAGAAGCAGCCATTTATATCAAATATTTTCTTATATGTCTAATATTAATAATTTTTATAAAAGGTTTAAAACAGTCAAAGGTGTTTTGCTTTATCCATTATGCTCTGACAATATTAATAAAGAATATAAAATAAATGATAAATATTTTGCAGTTAATACAGTAGATTTGAACTCTGATTTTACAATCATAAAAGAACAGTTAATAAATATAGTAAAAAATTATTTTTGA
- a CDS encoding methyl-accepting chemotaxis protein, whose product MKKINSLAFRMPFVICIMVVVIIIAMLVSSIRIGSKGISDSKLGGFNSTIAGYASVLDTWFDLESSLINTYAVTPVVLRYLEGNEAVTLELLLSTIKNFKNNNMYMINMGLADMNGNIIADSVSSTLVGRNLKDYIPKTWSKVSANNNEIVYGDILMQSEVTGKWAMPAVKLVKNNNNQNAGYIYVLLDWAVLHQTHFSNIDLGDTGGLFITSESLYNIMDSKYENIANMEINPIYKQAFAGARNGIITYDVNGDQRTAAYYKMKSRPWIIALAMMDYEIFSQNTKLIIASVIIGIISIAALAIFVSLFIGTITKPLEIVVEEAQEIERGDLSNIKQRIKPRKDEIGVLSKSFVSMRRKLAETITEVNTASNNIVKAAQELSQGNIDLSRRTESQAASLEETASSMEEMASTIKSSTDHAVEGNNMMLASKEAVENAGKIIAETTINIEEVYEASTKIKNITKIIEDIAFQTNILALNAAVEAARAGDQGKGFAVVASEVRNLAQTTQSSVKDITALVDNTNEKISKATETARQSQDIFIDIQQKIEDTARIMQDISATAMEQQTGVDQVNKAVAQMDTVTQNNASLVQESADTSESLLAQANALKDTVSFFKLSADDLMKGNSRKIKKETKQEIKEDNKKQEIKIENTKKQDFSKKESHKKELKVPPSIEREREMEAQKQNNNTVRNDEFGATYSSTSNEMTDDGFASF is encoded by the coding sequence ATGAAAAAAATAAACAGCTTAGCATTTAGAATGCCTTTTGTTATATGTATTATGGTTGTGGTTATAATAATAGCAATGCTCGTATCTTCTATAAGAATAGGAAGTAAAGGTATAAGCGACAGTAAACTCGGAGGATTTAACAGTACTATAGCAGGATATGCTTCTGTTTTAGATACTTGGTTTGATTTAGAAAGCTCCTTAATAAATACTTATGCTGTAACTCCTGTAGTTCTTCGATACTTAGAAGGAAATGAAGCCGTTACATTAGAATTATTATTAAGTACAATAAAGAATTTTAAAAATAATAATATGTATATGATTAATATGGGACTTGCGGATATGAATGGGAATATAATTGCTGATTCTGTATCATCTACGCTTGTAGGAAGAAATTTGAAAGATTATATTCCAAAAACTTGGTCTAAAGTATCTGCTAATAATAATGAAATTGTATACGGAGATATTTTAATGCAGTCAGAAGTTACAGGCAAATGGGCTATGCCGGCTGTCAAACTTGTTAAAAACAATAATAATCAAAATGCAGGATATATATATGTTCTTTTAGATTGGGCTGTACTGCATCAAACACATTTTTCTAATATAGATTTAGGAGACACAGGCGGACTTTTTATAACTAGTGAAAGCCTTTATAATATAATGGATTCAAAGTATGAAAATATAGCCAATATGGAAATTAATCCTATATATAAGCAGGCTTTTGCAGGTGCCAGAAATGGTATAATTACTTATGATGTAAATGGAGATCAAAGAACTGCAGCTTATTATAAAATGAAAAGCAGACCTTGGATAATAGCACTTGCTATGATGGATTATGAAATATTTTCACAGAATACAAAATTAATAATAGCAAGCGTAATAATAGGCATTATATCAATAGCTGCTCTTGCAATATTTGTAAGTTTATTTATTGGAACTATAACTAAGCCTCTTGAAATAGTGGTTGAAGAAGCACAGGAAATAGAGCGGGGCGATTTAAGCAATATTAAGCAGCGTATAAAACCTAGAAAAGATGAAATAGGCGTTTTATCAAAATCTTTTGTTAGCATGAGAAGAAAACTTGCTGAAACTATTACAGAGGTTAATACTGCTTCTAATAATATAGTAAAAGCCGCTCAGGAATTATCACAGGGAAATATTGATTTATCAAGAAGAACTGAATCTCAGGCTGCAAGCCTTGAGGAAACTGCAAGTTCTATGGAAGAGATGGCATCTACAATAAAATCTTCTACTGATCATGCTGTTGAAGGTAATAATATGATGCTTGCTTCAAAAGAGGCTGTTGAAAATGCCGGTAAAATTATTGCTGAAACTACAATAAATATAGAAGAAGTTTATGAGGCTAGTACAAAAATTAAAAATATAACTAAAATTATTGAAGACATTGCTTTTCAAACTAATATACTAGCGTTGAATGCTGCAGTTGAGGCGGCAAGAGCAGGAGATCAGGGTAAAGGTTTTGCTGTAGTGGCATCTGAAGTTAGAAACTTAGCACAAACTACTCAGTCATCTGTTAAGGATATTACTGCTTTAGTTGATAATACAAATGAAAAAATTAGTAAAGCTACAGAAACAGCCCGTCAGTCCCAAGACATATTTATTGATATTCAGCAGAAAATAGAAGATACTGCTAGGATAATGCAGGATATAAGTGCTACCGCTATGGAACAGCAGACTGGTGTAGATCAGGTTAACAAGGCCGTTGCTCAAATGGATACCGTAACTCAGAATAATGCTTCTTTAGTACAGGAAAGTGCTGATACATCTGAATCACTTCTTGCTCAGGCAAATGCTCTTAAAGATACTGTTAGTTTCTTTAAATTAAGTGCTGATGATTTAATGAAAGGAAATTCAAGAAAAATAAAAAAAGAAACTAAACAAGAAATAAAAGAAGATAATAAAAAACAAGAAATAAAAATTGAAAATACAAAAAAACAAGACTTCAGTAAAAAAGAAAGTCATAAAAAAGAATTGAAAGTACCACCTTCTATAGAAAGAGAAAGAGAGATGGAAGCTCAAAAACAAAATAATAATACAGTTAGAAATGATGAGTTTGGAGCTACATATTCTTCAACTTCTAATGAAATGACAGATGATGGCTTTGCTTCATTCTAA
- a CDS encoding iron-containing alcohol dehydrogenase, with protein MNFNFYMPSKVIFGCGSLEKLHKQKLPGKKALIVTGGTSVKKYGYLKRLEEQLDKANVNHVLFDKILPNPIKDHVMEGAALAKKENCDFVIGIGGGSSMDSSKSIAIMATNDGDYWDYISGGTGKGKPIPNDPLPIVAITTTAGTGTEADPWTVITNGNEKIGFGYEKTYPYLSIVDPELMKTVPPKLTAYQGFDALFHSTEGYINKIASEMSDLFALKAIELIGKSLADAVKDGNNMEARENVAMANTLSGIVESTSSCTSEHSMEHAMSAYYPKLEHGAGLIIISKEYYTVIANSHDCDEKMINMAKALGKKDASKAMDFVDALVDLQKACGVDNLKLSDYGMKKEDLPAIAKNAKFAMGGLFECDPHNFTDEEVLSVLEKSYK; from the coding sequence ATGAATTTTAATTTTTATATGCCTAGTAAAGTAATATTTGGATGCGGTTCATTAGAAAAGCTGCATAAACAAAAATTACCAGGCAAAAAAGCATTAATAGTTACAGGCGGTACATCCGTAAAAAAATACGGATATTTAAAAAGATTGGAAGAACAATTAGATAAAGCAAATGTAAATCATGTTCTATTTGACAAAATACTTCCTAATCCAATTAAAGATCATGTAATGGAAGGTGCTGCTTTGGCTAAAAAAGAAAACTGTGATTTTGTTATAGGAATAGGCGGCGGAAGCAGTATGGATTCTTCAAAATCTATTGCTATAATGGCGACAAATGACGGAGATTATTGGGATTATATATCCGGAGGTACAGGTAAAGGTAAGCCTATACCAAATGATCCTTTACCAATAGTGGCAATAACTACAACTGCTGGTACAGGAACAGAAGCAGATCCTTGGACTGTTATTACAAATGGAAATGAAAAAATAGGATTCGGATATGAAAAAACTTACCCTTATCTTTCTATAGTAGATCCTGAACTTATGAAAACAGTTCCGCCAAAACTTACAGCTTATCAAGGTTTTGATGCATTATTCCACAGTACAGAAGGTTATATAAATAAAATAGCTAGCGAAATGAGTGATTTATTTGCTTTAAAGGCTATAGAACTTATAGGAAAAAGTTTAGCAGATGCTGTTAAAGACGGAAACAATATGGAAGCCAGAGAGAATGTTGCTATGGCTAATACTTTATCCGGTATAGTGGAAAGCACTTCAAGCTGTACTTCTGAACATTCTATGGAACATGCTATGAGTGCTTATTATCCTAAACTCGAACATGGGGCAGGACTTATCATTATTAGTAAAGAATATTATACAGTTATTGCTAATTCACATGACTGCGATGAAAAAATGATTAATATGGCTAAGGCTTTGGGTAAAAAAGATGCAAGTAAAGCTATGGATTTTGTTGATGCATTAGTTGATTTACAAAAAGCATGCGGAGTTGATAATTTGAAGCTTTCAGATTATGGAATGAAAAAAGAAGATTTGCCAGCTATAGCTAAAAATGCTAAATTTGCTATGGGTGGATTATTTGAATGTGATCCTCACAATTTTACAGATGAAGAAGTTTTAAGTGTTTTAGAAAAATCTTATAAATAA
- a CDS encoding tetratricopeptide repeat protein: MNYYNFIHNMKADSGLSFLKKLNFETLEDNDSFFYDLTEKLKNDKKLNIKYNDTAILPLLVDSYIDECAYNGDNESFENVIGSINSILIKNSGNLYARNKAAFLYYTKYIYDYDDIYYDIASDHIERIIHHNNEISHFILAILNHFKYTITKNNEYFNKALESYKEVLNLIGSDINLSYNIFSLYKCKYSNAEKEKHFNIAAEEYLKILDFDNDNIFALEHISKLYKDQFLLTKNPDYYLLSINYYIDLYYTYNDIDILLNVGFLHTIMFKYSKYIHFSDDAVSVLKKIEEVNNSNNILYPLLGYIYCMRYSLTKNSEDFSSAMNYYNEAKNSDNNAYYFIAHIYILCYKNTKDELYFNASMSAFNHLDTDDTDILNSIAYLYECRFSITKNKDDFDNSLFYYNKALAIDPDYFYTYINRFELYRLAFLYFDDVNYFKFVINDYETLLNEGQLDNDNVLNYYMNYNLGCFYHFLYSNSLRDNFSCYDNNLRDEFFSKSLLFFSHSNSLIAISDLYRLRYIEDHNSDKYFNLSLSYIEKHFNNFRYDIKNLSQKAILYYEAYKVKKDIKYFNTALENFNYALEINEYDKTLYYNLALLYHLQLLESSFENYQSAEKNYLKAIDIDSTYYTAFENLGFLYNNLYSNYNVEEIFNNSLSCFETVLYNNKKSLISLEGLADIYHLKISNNTFDKETKYEYIMQSLDYYNSALDNGAGIDIIYKKIGNIYFILFSEYDDKIIINDYFDKYINLMHENRILANKYLFILNNVMYDIHKNNKYLIKASKCLSSLNIDIFSIRLCIDFFKHLFFITKRIKYALFSLFYLEYIINIEKNNIDYYFDMGMMHYQIFLKTKNYEYAVNSFHCYSRVLDINSKYPKCNYNRALILKHLFEKTSKMYFIENAFDNLISSVNLGNVEAYSLMGDIYLLLYKKQKPDEEYLDRAIYNYNLSIENNYYGRNNYEVYFSLGICYYFKYKKHRKVNEYFNNSLNYYKKALSINKKNIKIKRFIKYLQIIKKIPHS, translated from the coding sequence ATGAATTATTATAATTTTATTCATAATATGAAAGCAGATTCAGGACTTTCATTTCTTAAAAAACTCAATTTTGAAACATTGGAAGATAATGATTCATTTTTTTATGATTTAACTGAAAAACTAAAAAATGATAAAAAGCTAAATATTAAATATAATGATACTGCAATACTTCCACTGCTTGTAGATTCTTATATAGATGAATGTGCTTATAACGGCGATAATGAAAGTTTTGAAAATGTTATAGGAAGCATAAATTCAATACTTATAAAAAACAGCGGTAATTTATACGCTAGAAATAAGGCAGCATTTTTATATTATACTAAATATATTTATGATTATGATGATATTTATTATGACATAGCATCAGATCATATAGAAAGAATAATTCATCATAATAATGAAATTAGTCATTTTATTTTAGCAATATTAAATCATTTTAAATACACAATAACTAAAAATAATGAATATTTTAATAAAGCATTAGAATCTTACAAGGAAGTATTAAATTTAATAGGCAGTGATATAAATTTAAGCTATAATATTTTTTCACTCTATAAATGTAAGTATTCAAATGCAGAAAAAGAAAAACATTTTAATATTGCGGCAGAGGAATATTTAAAAATATTAGATTTTGATAATGATAATATATTCGCCTTAGAGCATATATCTAAATTATATAAAGATCAATTTCTTCTTACTAAAAATCCTGACTATTATTTGCTTTCTATAAATTATTATATAGATTTATACTACACATATAATGATATTGATATTTTACTTAATGTAGGCTTTTTACATACTATTATGTTTAAGTATAGTAAATACATACATTTTTCTGACGATGCTGTTTCTGTTTTAAAAAAAATAGAAGAAGTTAATAATTCTAATAATATATTATATCCTCTTTTAGGATATATTTACTGTATGAGATATAGTTTAACTAAGAATAGCGAAGACTTTTCTTCTGCTATGAATTATTACAATGAAGCTAAAAATTCAGATAATAATGCATATTATTTTATAGCACACATTTATATTTTATGCTATAAAAATACAAAAGATGAATTATATTTTAATGCTTCTATGTCGGCATTCAATCATTTGGATACAGATGATACAGATATATTAAATTCTATTGCCTACTTATATGAATGCCGATTTTCAATAACTAAAAATAAAGATGATTTTGATAATTCTTTATTTTATTATAATAAAGCTCTTGCCATAGACCCCGATTATTTTTATACATATATTAATAGATTTGAACTATACAGATTGGCATTTTTATATTTTGATGATGTGAATTATTTTAAATTTGTTATTAATGATTATGAAACTTTATTAAATGAAGGACAATTAGATAATGATAATGTATTAAATTATTATATGAATTATAACTTGGGATGCTTTTATCATTTTTTATATAGTAATAGTTTGAGAGATAATTTTTCATGCTATGATAATAATTTAAGAGATGAATTTTTCAGTAAATCATTATTATTTTTCAGCCATTCAAATTCACTCATTGCTATAAGCGATCTTTATAGGCTTAGATATATTGAAGATCATAACAGCGATAAATACTTTAATTTATCTCTATCATATATAGAAAAGCATTTTAATAATTTCAGATATGATATAAAAAATTTATCTCAGAAAGCTATACTCTATTATGAGGCATACAAAGTAAAAAAGGATATAAAATATTTTAATACTGCTTTGGAAAATTTTAATTATGCTTTAGAAATAAATGAATATGATAAAACATTATATTATAATCTGGCACTTCTTTATCATTTGCAATTATTAGAAAGCAGTTTTGAGAATTATCAATCAGCTGAAAAAAATTATCTTAAAGCTATTGATATTGACAGTACATATTATACTGCATTTGAGAATTTGGGATTTTTGTATAATAATCTCTACAGTAATTATAATGTTGAAGAAATTTTTAATAATAGTTTATCCTGCTTTGAAACTGTACTATATAATAATAAAAAATCATTAATATCATTAGAAGGATTAGCTGATATATATCATTTAAAAATTTCTAATAATACTTTTGATAAAGAAACTAAATATGAATATATTATGCAATCTTTAGATTATTATAATTCAGCTTTAGATAATGGTGCAGGTATAGATATTATTTATAAAAAAATTGGAAATATCTATTTTATATTATTCAGCGAATATGATGACAAAATCATTATAAATGATTATTTTGATAAATATATCAATCTTATGCATGAAAATAGAATTCTTGCAAATAAATATTTATTTATTTTAAATAATGTTATGTATGATATTCATAAAAATAATAAATATCTTATAAAGGCTAGTAAATGTCTTAGCAGCTTGAATATAGATATATTTTCTATAAGGTTATGCATTGATTTTTTTAAACATTTATTTTTTATTACCAAAAGAATAAAATATGCTTTATTTTCATTATTTTATTTGGAATATATAATTAATATAGAAAAAAATAATATAGATTATTATTTTGATATGGGAATGATGCATTATCAAATATTTCTTAAAACTAAAAATTATGAATATGCTGTAAACTCTTTTCACTGCTACAGCAGAGTTTTGGATATAAACTCTAAATATCCTAAATGCAATTATAATAGAGCATTAATATTAAAGCATTTATTTGAAAAAACTTCAAAAATGTATTTTATAGAAAATGCTTTTGATAATCTGATTTCTTCTGTTAATCTTGGAAATGTAGAAGCATATTCGCTTATGGGAGATATATATTTACTCTTATATAAAAAACAAAAACCAGATGAAGAATATTTAGACAGAGCTATATATAATTATAATCTGTCTATAGAAAATAATTATTACGGCAGGAATAATTATGAAGTTTATTTTAGTTTAGGGATATGCTATTATTTTAAATATAAAAAACATAGAAAAGTAAATGAGTATTTTAATAATTCTTTAAACTATTATAAAAAAGCATTGAGTATAAATAAAAAAAATATAAAAATAAAAAGATTTATTAAATATCTTCAAATAATTAAAAAAATTCCCCATTCATAA